A DNA window from Brassica napus cultivar Da-Ae chromosome A4, Da-Ae, whole genome shotgun sequence contains the following coding sequences:
- the LOC106383680 gene encoding serine/threonine-protein kinase PBL13-like, whose product MAVKKKLSWRSLMVLCFLDPDNICSSKKVKKNDGDGVITKQKSFLGLSILDISDPSSSTLSEDLSISLAGSDLHVFTQAELKVITQSFSSSNFLGEGGFGPVHKGFIDDKLRPGLKAQPVAVKLLDLDGLQGHREWLTEVIFLGKLKHPNLVKLIGYCCEEEHRLLVYEFMPRGSLESQLFRRCSISLPWLTRMKIAHGAAKGLQFLHEAEKPVIYRDFKASNILLDSDYTAKLSDFGLAKDGPEGDETHVSTRVMGTQGYAAPEYIMTGHLTAKSDVYSFGVVLLELLTGRRSVDKKRSSREQNLVDWARPMLNDPRKLGRIMDPRLEDQYSETGARKAAALAYQCLSYRPNRRPCISTVVSALQDIKDYGDDIPIGTFTYTVSSSPAKPSLEVKESSVQNSDKPRNVHKSDQHHNKYRSPVHTARNHRLTLRNGLNSPMRNEAGGERY is encoded by the exons atGGCCGTGAAGAAGAAACTATCCTGGAGATCACTAATGGTTTTATGTTTCTTGGATCCAGACAACATATGTTCATCAAAAAAGGTAAAGAAAAATGACGGTGATGGTGTAATAACAAAACAGAAATCATTTCTCGGGTTGTCGATTTTAGACATAAGCGATCCAAGTTCCTCAACCTTGTCTGAAGATCTTTCAATCTCTCTGGCCGGTTCGGATCTCCACGTTTTCACACAGGCAGAGCTCAAAGTCATAACACAAAGCTTCTCTTCAAGCAACTTCCTCGGCGAAGGAGGGTTCGGTCCGGTTCACAAAGGGTTCATCGACGACAAGTTACGTCCTGGTCTTAAAGCTCAGCCTGTGGCCGTTAAACTTCTCGATCTAGATGGCCTTCAAGGTCACCGTGAATGGCTG acGGAGGTTATATTTTTAGGGAAGTTAAAGCACCCAAATTTGGTGAAGCTGATTGGGTATTGCTGCGAGGAAGAACATAGACTTCTTGTCTATGAGTTCATGCCTCGTGGGAGTTTAGAGTCTCAACTATTCAGAA GGTGTTCTATATCGCTGCCATGGCTAACGAGGATGAAGATCGCTCACGGAGCTGCAAAGGGTTTGCAGTTTCTCCATGAAGCAGAAAAGCCCGTCATCTACCGCGATTTCAAGGCCTCCAATATCTTGTTAGATTCT GATTATACAGCAAAGCTCTCTGATTTCGGGCTAGCAAAAGACGGACCAGAAGGTGACGAAACGCACGTGTCAACACGCGTGATGGGCACGCAAGGGTACGCCGCTCCAGAGTACATAATGACAGGCCATCTAACGGCAAAGAGTGACGTGTACAGCTTTGGGGTTGTGTTACTTGAGCTGTTGACAGGTCGGAGGTCGGTAGACAAAAAAAGATCGTCAAGGGAACAAAACCTCGTTGATTGGGCTCGTCCAATGCTCAACGACCCACGAAAACTCGGGAGAATAATGGACCCGAGGCTCGAAGATCAGTACTCAGAGACGGGTGCACGAAAGGCAGCGGCTTTGGCTTACCAATGCCTAAGCTACCGACCAAACAGAAGACCATGCATCAGCACCGTTGTTTCAGCTCTCCAGGACATTAAAGATTACGGCGATGATATTCCCATTGGGACGTTTACTTACACGGTCTCTTCCTCGCCTGCCAAGCCAAGCCTTGAAGTTAAAGAGTCAAGCGTTCAAAATTCGGACAAGCCTCGCAACGTTCATAAGAGTGATCAACATCATAATAAGTACCGGTCTCCGGTGCATACGGCACGAAACCACCGGTTAACTTTGAGAAACGGGTTAAATTCACCAATGCGTAATGAGGCAGGAGGGGAACGGTACTga